A genome region from Paracoccus stylophorae includes the following:
- a CDS encoding peptidoglycan -binding protein translates to MALHRASSGNRFSSTIWPGFVDAMTALLMVLMFVLTIFMIVQSVLREQISTKDDTIADQDTTISRQERQLRDLGRQVAALGDALTASEGREEDLQDRLADQAIRARSAEEALAQTEAEARDRAARIIRLNNQLEANRDQLERARSRLTDFEAGVAALMAARAADRERAEAQAQSLQSELDAQRDRASAAELAVASAREEIDAQAEQARLAAARREALQALIADLQARNEGAGQQIATLESDLAQAQSQLTEAEAARLAEAEAARTLRDRLERADSELTAMTLALEESRRKAEETLTLLAAAETARDELSDEAAASATEAERQAALLAAARERLAEQQDLSEDSQRRVTLLNEQVASLTAQLGSLQALLETAGEDQREAELRVEDLGQQLNAALLRAAEEKDRRLALEEEARLKAEEEARDLARYRSEFFGRLSQILSGREGVQIVGDRFVFQSEVLFAPGEATLSPAGRDQIAGVARMLSEIADDIPQDIDWIIRVDGHTDSTPLSGTGRYRDNWELSQGRALAVVRYMIDELGFPANRLAAAGFADTRPVAEGDTAEGRAQNRRIELKLTER, encoded by the coding sequence ATGGCGTTGCACCGCGCCTCGTCGGGAAACCGTTTCTCGTCCACGATCTGGCCGGGTTTCGTCGATGCGATGACGGCCCTGCTGATGGTGCTGATGTTCGTCCTGACGATCTTCATGATCGTGCAGTCGGTGCTGCGCGAACAGATCAGCACCAAGGACGACACGATTGCCGATCAGGACACGACCATCTCGCGTCAGGAACGGCAATTGCGCGATCTGGGCCGACAGGTCGCAGCACTTGGCGATGCCCTGACCGCGTCCGAGGGGCGCGAGGAAGACCTGCAAGACCGGCTTGCCGATCAGGCCATCCGCGCGCGTTCTGCCGAAGAGGCGCTGGCCCAGACCGAGGCCGAGGCCCGCGACCGCGCCGCCCGCATCATCCGGCTGAACAACCAGCTTGAGGCCAACCGCGACCAGTTGGAACGGGCCCGGTCCCGGTTGACCGATTTCGAGGCCGGGGTGGCCGCTTTAATGGCCGCGCGCGCCGCCGACCGCGAGCGGGCCGAGGCGCAGGCACAGAGCTTGCAGAGCGAACTGGACGCACAGCGCGACCGCGCCTCGGCCGCCGAACTGGCGGTGGCCTCGGCCCGCGAAGAGATCGACGCCCAGGCCGAACAGGCCCGACTGGCCGCCGCGCGGCGCGAGGCGTTGCAGGCGCTGATCGCGGATTTGCAGGCCCGCAACGAAGGGGCAGGCCAACAGATCGCCACGCTGGAATCGGATCTGGCGCAGGCGCAGTCGCAACTGACCGAGGCCGAAGCCGCACGGCTGGCCGAGGCCGAGGCGGCGCGGACCCTGCGCGACCGTCTGGAACGCGCCGACAGCGAATTGACGGCGATGACGCTGGCGCTGGAGGAAAGCCGCCGGAAGGCCGAGGAAACGCTGACCCTGCTGGCCGCAGCCGAAACCGCCCGCGACGAATTGTCAGACGAAGCCGCCGCCAGCGCCACCGAGGCCGAGCGTCAGGCGGCGCTGCTGGCCGCCGCGCGTGAACGGCTTGCCGAACAGCAGGATCTGTCGGAAGACAGCCAGCGCCGCGTCACGCTGCTGAACGAACAGGTCGCCTCGCTGACCGCGCAGCTGGGATCGCTTCAGGCGCTGCTGGAAACCGCAGGCGAGGACCAGCGCGAGGCGGAATTGCGGGTCGAGGATCTGGGTCAGCAACTGAACGCCGCGCTGTTGCGCGCCGCCGAGGAAAAGGACCGCCGCCTGGCGCTGGAGGAAGAGGCGCGCCTGAAGGCCGAGGAAGAGGCGCGCGATCTGGCGCGATACCGGTCGGAATTCTTCGGTCGGCTTTCGCAAATCCTGTCGGGACGCGAAGGCGTGCAGATCGTGGGCGACCGCTTTGTGTTCCAGTCCGAAGTGCTGTTCGCACCGGGCGAGGCGACGCTGTCGCCGGCCGGGCGCGACCAGATCGCCGGCGTCGCCCGGATGCTGTCCGAAATTGCGGATGACATCCCGCAGGACATCGACTGGATCATCCGCGTGGACGGGCACACCGACAGCACGCCCCTGTCGGGAACGGGCCGGTATCGCGACAACTGGGAACTCAGCCAGGGTCGCGCGCTGGCGGTCGTGCGCTACATGATCGACGAGCTGGGCTTTCCCGCCAACCGTCTGGCCGCGGCGGGTTTCGCCGACACCCGCCCCGTGGCCGAGGGCGACACTGCCGAGGGTCGCGCGCAGAACCGCCGGATCGAACTGAAACTGACCGAGCGTTAA